The following are from one region of the Flavimobilis soli genome:
- a CDS encoding DUF3806 domain-containing protein produces MPPRTALRTERPDPAQLVWMEELREFLREPTMRLDNAAAVQALYIDYCSRWHGTPETDRWNPNTSINAIGVVVGDLMRARRPELEWRVVADCRPTTLLLTDPAGNPVASPLSDVATRWMAKEMLWMDAYLHQHAPVATAEMTWIPSKLAQRPELRKHAARF; encoded by the coding sequence GTGCCTCCGCGCACCGCGCTGCGGACCGAGCGACCCGACCCTGCGCAGCTCGTCTGGATGGAGGAGCTCCGCGAGTTCCTCCGTGAGCCCACGATGCGGCTCGACAACGCTGCTGCCGTGCAGGCGCTCTACATCGACTACTGCAGCCGCTGGCACGGCACGCCCGAGACCGACCGCTGGAACCCGAACACGTCGATCAACGCGATCGGCGTCGTCGTCGGCGACCTCATGCGTGCGCGCCGCCCGGAGCTCGAGTGGCGCGTCGTCGCGGACTGCCGCCCCACGACCCTCCTGCTGACCGACCCCGCCGGGAACCCCGTCGCATCGCCGCTGAGCGACGTCGCCACCCGCTGGATGGCCAAGGAGATGCTCTGGATGGACGCCTACCTCCACCAGCACGCACCGGTCGCGACGGCCGAGATGACCTGGATCCCCAGCAAGCTGGCACAGCGCCCCGAGCTGCGGAAGCACGCAGCGCGGTTCTGA
- a CDS encoding OsmC family peroxiredoxin has protein sequence MPTRKARTAWNGTLEQGSGQVELTSSGIGTYEVSFPSRSADEAGGRTSPEELIAAAHSSCYAMQLSALLGEAGFPPQALHVSAEVGLGPDPAGGFQIPDITLTVSGEVEGIDEAKFVEVAQAAKDTCPVSKALAGTSISLEASLA, from the coding sequence ATGCCCACGCGCAAGGCACGGACCGCATGGAACGGCACGCTCGAGCAGGGCTCGGGCCAGGTCGAGCTCACGAGCTCCGGGATCGGCACGTACGAGGTGTCCTTCCCCAGCCGCTCGGCTGACGAGGCCGGCGGCCGCACGAGCCCGGAGGAGCTCATCGCCGCAGCGCACTCGTCCTGCTACGCGATGCAGCTCAGCGCCCTGCTCGGGGAGGCGGGTTTCCCGCCCCAGGCCCTGCACGTCTCCGCCGAGGTCGGCCTCGGCCCGGACCCGGCGGGCGGATTCCAGATCCCCGACATCACCCTCACGGTGAGCGGCGAGGTCGAGGGCATCGACGAGGCGAAGTTCGTCGAGGTCGCCCAGGCCGCGAAGGACACGTGCCCGGTGAGCAAGGCGCTCGCGGGCACGTCGATCTCGCTCGAGGCATCGCTCGCCTGA